Proteins encoded together in one Carya illinoinensis cultivar Pawnee chromosome 3, C.illinoinensisPawnee_v1, whole genome shotgun sequence window:
- the LOC122303899 gene encoding uncharacterized protein LOC122303899: MSSTSRAIVAASVGVVEAMKDQMSICRWNNIIRSAQQNTKNHLRSLSQTKNLSSSTSAVVSSKGREKMKKSEESLRTVMYLSCWGPN; encoded by the coding sequence ATGAGTTCAACAAGCAGAGCAATTGTAGCAGCCAGCGTAGGAGTTGTGGAGGCCATGAAAGACCAGATGAGTATATGCAGGtggaataatattataagatcCGCTCAGCAAAACACGAAGAACCATCTCCGGTCGTTATCTCAGACTAAGAACCTCTCCTCTTCAACTTCTGCAGTGGTTTCAAgcaaaggaagagagaaaatgaagaagtcAGAAGAGTCTTTGAGGACGGTCATGTACTTAAGCTGTTGGGGTCCCAACTGA